GATTGTACTGCATGTCTTGATTCATGATATACGGTTGCAATAACATCTTCTTCTATCTCGTGTGCATTACCTTCGAAAATTCTCCGTCCCATAAAAATGGTGCTGGATTCTTTTCTTCCTCGGGTAAAATGTGGATGCGGTGTCATCGCAGCGTAAGATCCATCACCTAATTGTTGTTTTCTCTGCGTCATAATAAAGGTAATCACTTGTTGATCCACTCCTTGTTTAATTAAATCTTGGTAGGTTTGTTCAAGTAATTTGCTACCATCATGATCATAAACAATTCCTTCTAAATAGGGCAAAGAAATCCCTGCGGCTATCTGGTCAATATATATTTGCCGCAACGAAGAATCTCTACGCGCTTGTTCTAACGTAATCCTTGATTCAAGTCCTGAAGAAGAACCTGCATCTGACGTTACAGGCTGATGATTATATATCTGAACTGGTTGAGAATATCTTTGCGTAGATGAATGAGATAAAAAATATTTTGCTATACCGAAAGCCATTACTCCCGCAAGTACTCCTACTACTACTCTAACTGGCCATGCCCAAGAATGAGCTTGTTGTTTCTGTTCTTTCTTTGTCATGGCATTAAAAGAAATGCTAGTTTGTTTATATGAGTTTGTGAATTATTTACTTATTTTTTCTAGGTTTATGAATTATAAGACTAAAATAGGGTGAGGTATCTTCTGGTTTATTCTCACCCGACATTTCTGCAAGAGTATACCTTAGTTGAGCTCTTCTAACGGTTGTAACTATAGGGTTTGAAGATCCAAATTGATCTTCTAATCTTTGAACATCAACAGCATCTAAATATGGTTTTATTTTCAATGCTCCTGTAAATCTAATGCTAGCAAGAGGATGGATTCTAGCTGCTAAGTCAGCAACTTGATTGCTTGCATACATTGCAAGAACAGCTTCTCCGACATCTTTTTGAAGTTGTTCAATGCCTGCATCGTATAATTTTCTAGGAACTTCTCGACCATACATTTCACTATGGACTGTTCCTGGTCGTAAAGGTAAATCTCGTGGAAGAGCATTATTATCATAGTTTGGAATAGGATCAATTAGGAAATTTTCTCCTCTTTTTCTGGGTAGTATTATATTATACTTTTTTTCTTCTAACATTATATAAGGATCAATCGGAGTAAGAAATCTATCTATATCATCAGGATCAATTGGAGTAGGAAATCTATTCCCTTCGATAGGTCTTTCTTCTGGATGTGGAGGATCTGTAGGCTCACTGTTTTGAAAGAAAGGATCAGCAAGTTCACGTGCTAAATCATCTAAACCTTTTAATGGACCCTTGAATTTTTTATCTTCTTCTCCCATGTTCTTCACCAATACTATAATAATAATAATAAGGTAGATATATCAAGTTATTTATATATCTTATTATTACTATCTAGTGGTATTAACTATTTTCAATATCAAATTGAATGGCAGGTAAATTAAGTTCCTTGATATGCTTCTTGTGGATTATATCTTCTCTCAAATGCTTCTCTGACAGGTTTAAACACATATTTATCAGCGCCAACTTTAACTCGGTCATAACCGCGATGATATGCATCTGCCATTTTATCAAGCATTGATGCTTTGCCAGTAACTTCGCGCAGGAACTGATGTTTAGCATAGTCAACAGTTCTTCTTTGAATAATCCCTTCTAAGCTTGAATCAACTAATAAGTTTGCCGTTGGCACATACGATGCTGCTTTGGCTGCAGCTAATTTAGGAATTCCCATATAATCGCCTGTTCTTGCAGAATATCCGAGTAATCCAGGTAAATCTGAAATTGCCTTGCCTAATACTGAAATTAATTTTACCCCTAATCCGCCTATGGGATTGTAAAAGAAATAAGCATCTCCTGCTAACCCTAAATAATCAAATACTTTTTCTAAGAATTTTCCGCCACTTCGTTTTTGACGATAGCTGCCATATTTGTCTTGTGCTTCTGCAATCTTTTGTGCAAGAATATTACTATATTGTGGATTTTGTTCAAGATATTTTTTGACATCGGACTGGTTTGCCAAGTAGTCATAAACTCCTTGTTGGGTGTCCATATTTTTCCAGCCAAATAATCCACGTAATGGACCTCGCAATATTCCTTCTAAGCTCATAGTATTTACCTTGGCATTATATTCATCTTTTCAGCACATTCTTTTTCCATTTTTGCCATTGCTTTTAATACATTGCTAAACTCTAAAACACCGACTAAACAACCTTTATCATCAACAACTGGTAAAAATGATACATTTTTCTTTCCCATAAGTTCAACTGCTTCTGGCAAGCTTACGGTTACTGGTACGGATACAATAGTTTTTGTCATGATATCCGCAGCAGTTAGTTGAGCTGGAGTTTTTTCTTCAGCAACAACTCTGTTATTAATATCAACGGTTGAAATCACACCAGTTGGCTGTTTTTTGTCATTTAACACTAATAAATGCCGTGAATTG
This genomic interval from Candidatus Woesearchaeota archaeon contains the following:
- a CDS encoding CBS domain-containing protein, producing MKNQPKKMNNQEHKLQFEHLSETVICNHKDNVVKVSRILRDTNSRHLLVLNDKKQPTGVISTVDINNRVVAEEKTPAQLTAADIMTKTIVSVPVTVSLPEAVELMGKKNVSFLPVVDDKGCLVGVLEFSNVLKAMAKMEKECAEKMNIMPR